From one Cucurbita pepo subsp. pepo cultivar mu-cu-16 chromosome LG17, ASM280686v2, whole genome shotgun sequence genomic stretch:
- the LOC111779383 gene encoding rRNA-processing protein fcf2-like, translating into MSGKKPVISLSWEPKLPTSSSGSKTKACDKSHSQAENGLVWKNNSELVDGLFVPPNNPKKLNKLLRKQVSDTAGRSWFDMPAQTMTPEMEKDLRLLKLRSVIDPKRHYKKGDSKSKTLPKYFQVGTVVESSLDFFSGRLTKKERKATLADELLSDQALTQYRKRKVQEIEEQNRPGGNDKWKIRGRQSRKRAKERRN; encoded by the exons ATGTCAGGAAAAAAGCCTGTCATTAGCCTTTCTTGGGAGCCAAAGCTGCCCACCTCGTCGTCAGGGTCCAAAACCAAGGCTTGTGACAAATCTCACAGTCAAGCGGAAAATGGTCTTGTTTGGAAAAACAATTCAGAGCTTGTGGATGGGCTGTTTGTTCCCCCAAACAACccaaaaaagttgaataagTTATTGAGAAAGCAAGTTAGTGACACGGCTGGGAGGAGTTG GTTTGACATGCCAGCACAAACCATGACCcctgaaatggaaaaagattTGCGCTTGTTGAAG CTGAGGAGCGTCATTGATCCCAAGAGACACTACAAGAAGGGTGATTCGAAATCAAAAACACTTCCCAAATATTTCCAG GTAGGAACTGTGGTCgagtcttctttggacttctTCTCGGGTAGATTAACAAAGAAGGAGAGGAAAGCAACGCTTGCCGACGAACTGCTTTCCGACCAGGCCCTCACTCAGTACAG AAAACGCAAAGTTCAAGAAATCGAAGAGCAGAATCGACCAGGTGGAAACGACAAGTGGAAAATAAGGGGTCGTCAATCACGAAAACGGGCAAAGGAAAGGAGGAATTAG